In Streptomyces camelliae, the sequence GTGAACGGACAAGTGACCGCAGTCGGGAGGATGTGTCGTGGGAGTTTCCCTGGGCAAGGGCGGCAACGTGTCGCTGAGCAAGCAGGCGCCGGGACTGAGCGCCGTGGTGGTCGGACTGGGCTGGGACGTCCGGACCACCACCGGAGCGGACTACGACCTGGACGCCTCCGCCCTGCTCTGCGACGCCTCGGGGAAGGTTGTCTCCGACCAGCACTTCGTCTTCTACAACAACCTCAAGAGCCCCGACGGCTCGGTGGAGCACACCGGCGACAACCTCACCGGTGAGGGCGAGGGCGACGACGAGTCGATCAAGGTGAACCTGAGCGCCGTACCGGCCGAGATCGCCAAGATCGTGTTCCCGGTCTCCATCCACGAGGCCGATGTGCGCGGCCAGAGCTTCGGCCAGGTGCGCAACGCGTTCATCCGCGTGGTGAACGAGGCGAACGGCCAGGAGATCGCCCGCTACGACCTCTCCGAGGACGCCTCGACCGAGACCGCGATGGTCTTCGGCGAGCTGTACCGGCACG encodes:
- a CDS encoding TerD family protein; the protein is MGVSLGKGGNVSLSKQAPGLSAVVVGLGWDVRTTTGADYDLDASALLCDASGKVVSDQHFVFYNNLKSPDGSVEHTGDNLTGEGEGDDESIKVNLSAVPAEIAKIVFPVSIHEADVRGQSFGQVRNAFIRVVNEANGQEIARYDLSEDASTETAMVFGELYRHAGEWKFRAVGQGYASGLRGIAQDFGVNV